From the genome of Amycolatopsis sp. NBC_01488, one region includes:
- a CDS encoding response regulator transcription factor, with amino-acid sequence MIRVQVVDDHALVREGIALILGARPDLDVVAQYASGPELLGSTVEADVVLLDLNLPGMDGLEVLRRLRPPAPRVLMLTTGGRPREMREALTAGAAGFVLKDAGGDELAAAVRAAHQGVTALSPAAAAALTAGGILTPRERDVLELLGEGLSNRDIAARLRLAERTVKVHVGNVLAKLGVTSRTQAALVARDR; translated from the coding sequence ATGATCAGGGTTCAGGTCGTCGACGACCACGCGCTGGTGCGCGAGGGCATCGCCCTGATCCTGGGCGCGCGACCGGACCTCGACGTCGTCGCGCAGTACGCGAGCGGCCCGGAGCTGCTCGGCTCGACCGTCGAGGCCGACGTCGTGCTGCTCGACCTCAACCTGCCCGGCATGGACGGCCTCGAGGTCCTGCGCCGGCTGCGGCCCCCGGCGCCGCGCGTGCTCATGCTGACCACGGGCGGCCGGCCCCGCGAGATGCGCGAGGCGCTCACCGCGGGTGCGGCCGGGTTCGTGCTCAAGGACGCCGGCGGCGACGAGCTGGCGGCCGCCGTCCGGGCCGCGCACCAGGGCGTGACCGCGCTGAGCCCCGCGGCGGCGGCCGCGCTGACCGCGGGCGGCATCCTGACCCCGCGGGAACGGGACGTGCTGGAGCTGCTCGGCGAAGGACTGTCCAATCGGGACATCGCGGCGCGGCTGCGGCTGGCCGAGCGGACGGTGAAGGTGCACGTCGGGAACGTGCTGGCCAAGCTGGGCGTCACCAGCCGCACGCAGGCCGCGCTCGTGGCCAGGGACCGGTGA
- a CDS encoding histidine kinase — MRQSLVTTAAAAAVFFAGGAWSPHQGWVAALLSAVQLVPLLWSRRAPAAVLVAVTLATAGHLLLDHPRNTMYVPVLLALYSTPQRALAAAAALVVGGAVLPAKGPLDGTVLAVTICAVAWLLGAERRRALADRAERAARRLHDTLAQTTAVMLVQAETLRAVGDLTDADRERLDTLLAAGRGGLTLVRRTLDDLRDDAERGPDLAEVLARLRTAGLVLDRDPVLPALARPVRELAERFVAETAVNALRHNGPGVRLRLDVEVRDRLTITARNPVKGTPRAGEGYGLAGLAEQAAAAGGVLTHGPRDGEWVVSVELPAAATRSRTGSRAA, encoded by the coding sequence ATGCGCCAGTCCCTCGTCACGACGGCCGCGGCCGCGGCGGTGTTCTTCGCCGGCGGCGCCTGGAGCCCGCACCAGGGCTGGGTCGCGGCGCTGCTCAGCGCGGTGCAACTCGTCCCGTTGCTGTGGTCACGCCGCGCGCCCGCCGCCGTGCTGGTGGCCGTCACCCTCGCGACGGCCGGGCACCTGCTGCTCGACCACCCGCGCAACACGATGTACGTGCCGGTGCTGCTCGCCCTCTACAGCACGCCGCAGCGCGCGCTCGCCGCCGCGGCGGCGCTCGTGGTCGGTGGCGCCGTGTTGCCGGCGAAGGGGCCGCTCGACGGCACCGTCCTGGCCGTGACGATCTGCGCGGTCGCCTGGCTGCTCGGCGCCGAACGCCGGCGCGCGCTCGCCGACCGGGCCGAACGCGCGGCCCGGCGGCTGCACGACACGCTCGCCCAGACCACGGCCGTGATGCTGGTGCAGGCCGAGACGCTGCGCGCGGTCGGCGACCTGACCGACGCCGACCGCGAACGCCTCGACACGCTGCTGGCGGCGGGCCGCGGCGGGCTGACGCTCGTCCGCCGCACGCTCGACGACCTGCGCGACGACGCCGAACGTGGCCCGGACCTCGCGGAGGTGCTGGCCCGGCTGCGCACCGCGGGCCTGGTCCTCGACCGCGACCCGGTCCTGCCCGCGCTGGCGCGTCCGGTGCGGGAGCTGGCCGAGCGGTTCGTCGCGGAGACGGCGGTGAACGCGCTGCGGCACAACGGCCCCGGCGTCCGGCTGCGGCTCGACGTCGAGGTGCGGGACCGGCTCACGATCACCGCCCGCAACCCGGTGAAAGGAACTCCACGGGCCGGCGAGGGGTACGGGCTGGCGGGGCTGGCAGAGCAGGCCGCGGCGGCCGGGGGAGTGCTGACCCACGGGCCGCGAGACGGCGAGTGGGTCGTCAGCGTCGAGCTGCCAGCAGCTGCGACACGGTCACGAACCGGTAGCCGCGCTGCTTGA
- a CDS encoding polysaccharide deacetylase family protein: MISRSGRARKWTIVVASVLVVVIAGAYVLLQVADSRTFQFFGTLVNRVDTTEKVVALTFDDGPDPAGTQAILDTLKSRQVPATFFLIGREIAAHPDLAHDIAAAGHEIGNHSFSHDRMIGVTPAWVADEVEATDALIRTTGYSGEILFRPPNGKKLFALPHYLASHDRTTITWDVEPDSDGTPDAATVIAATVSQVRPGSIVLLHAMYASREQTRQAIGPVVDQLKQRGYRFVTVSQLLAARR; the protein is encoded by the coding sequence ATGATCTCGAGATCCGGCCGCGCGCGGAAGTGGACGATCGTCGTGGCGAGCGTGCTGGTCGTCGTCATCGCCGGTGCGTACGTGCTGCTGCAGGTCGCGGATTCGCGGACCTTCCAGTTCTTCGGCACGCTCGTGAACCGCGTCGACACCACGGAAAAGGTCGTCGCGCTCACCTTCGACGACGGCCCGGACCCCGCCGGGACCCAAGCGATCCTCGACACGCTGAAGAGCCGCCAGGTGCCCGCGACCTTCTTCCTCATCGGCCGCGAGATCGCCGCGCACCCGGACCTCGCCCACGACATCGCCGCCGCGGGCCACGAAATCGGCAACCACAGCTTCAGCCACGACCGGATGATCGGCGTGACCCCCGCCTGGGTGGCCGACGAGGTCGAGGCCACCGACGCCCTCATCCGCACCACGGGCTACTCCGGCGAGATCCTGTTCCGGCCGCCGAACGGCAAGAAGCTCTTCGCCCTGCCGCACTACCTGGCGTCGCACGACCGCACCACGATCACCTGGGACGTCGAACCGGACTCCGACGGCACCCCGGACGCCGCGACGGTCATCGCGGCGACGGTGAGCCAGGTCCGGCCCGGCTCGATCGTGCTGCTGCACGCGATGTACGCCTCCCGCGAGCAGACCCGGCAGGCGATCGGGCCGGTCGTCGACCAGCTCAAGCAGCGCGGCTACCGGTTCGTGACCGTGTCGCAGCTGCTGGCAGCTCGACGCTGA
- a CDS encoding NAD-dependent epimerase/dehydratase family protein — MTDQRVLITGSAGVVGTLMRPRLKREGRVLRLLDLAPQTASDASEEIVTASVTDPAAMASACEGVDALIHLGGHSRENSWEATLDVNVNGTHTVLEAAREAGISRVILASSNHAVGFRRNDSDLPADSSPRPDTYYGVSKAAIEALGSLYHSRFGMDVIVIRIGSCFETPLPLGPRGLTTWLSPDDGARLFEACLSAPSPGYRLIWGVSDNTRRIYSLKEAEALGYKSYDDAEVYADQLASQPAPTGAAAEYVGGPFCTAPLGVFNPL; from the coding sequence ATGACGGACCAGCGTGTGCTCATCACCGGGTCGGCGGGGGTCGTCGGCACCCTGATGCGCCCCCGCCTCAAGCGCGAAGGCCGCGTGCTGCGCCTGCTCGACCTGGCTCCGCAGACGGCGTCGGACGCCTCCGAAGAGATCGTGACGGCGTCGGTGACCGACCCGGCGGCGATGGCGTCGGCGTGCGAAGGCGTCGACGCGCTGATCCACCTCGGCGGCCACAGCCGCGAGAACTCGTGGGAAGCGACCCTCGACGTCAACGTCAACGGCACGCACACGGTGCTGGAAGCCGCGCGGGAGGCGGGGATCTCCCGGGTCATCCTGGCGTCGAGCAACCACGCGGTCGGCTTCCGGCGGAACGACTCCGACCTCCCCGCCGACTCGTCCCCGCGCCCGGACACGTACTACGGCGTCAGCAAGGCGGCGATCGAGGCGCTGGGCAGTCTGTACCACTCGCGGTTCGGCATGGACGTGATCGTGATCCGGATCGGCTCGTGCTTCGAGACGCCGTTGCCGCTGGGCCCGCGCGGCCTGACGACGTGGCTCTCCCCCGACGACGGCGCCCGGCTCTTCGAAGCCTGCCTCTCCGCGCCGTCGCCGGGCTACCGGCTGATCTGGGGCGTCTCGGACAACACGCGCCGGATCTACTCCCTGAAGGAAGCCGAAGCGCTCGGCTACAAGTCGTACGACGACGCCGAGGTGTACGCGGACCAGCTGGCTTCGCAGCCCGCGCCCACCGGCGCGGCGGCCGAGTACGTCGGCGGCCCGTTCTGCACCGCTCCCCTGGGCGTCTTCAACCCGCTCTGA
- a CDS encoding IclR family transcriptional regulator — protein MPQKVDNPVAVDGAPAESSGVKSARRAVDLIETFAANDVWLSLSDLHARTGFPRSSLHGLLRTLLEAGWLEADANTARYRLGVRALICGTAYLDRDAVVPFATEALERIREKTGFTAHFARRNGTEVVYLETRESQRSTHLVSRVGRTLPTHATALGKALLAELTHDEIEKLMPASLTALTPNTITTLDALHAECAATRERGYAAEIEEGTLGVRCVAAVIPYRIPGTDAISCSMPISQVTDADAQRVGELLAEVTAELGQQLRRAGIR, from the coding sequence ATGCCGCAGAAGGTGGACAACCCGGTAGCGGTCGACGGCGCTCCCGCCGAGTCGTCGGGAGTGAAGTCCGCACGCCGGGCCGTCGACCTCATCGAGACCTTCGCGGCGAACGACGTCTGGCTGTCCCTTTCGGACCTCCACGCGCGCACGGGCTTTCCGCGCTCGTCCCTGCACGGCCTGCTGCGGACGCTGCTGGAGGCCGGCTGGCTGGAGGCGGACGCCAACACCGCCCGCTACCGCCTCGGCGTCCGGGCCCTGATCTGCGGCACGGCCTACCTGGACCGCGACGCCGTCGTCCCGTTCGCCACCGAAGCCCTGGAGCGCATCCGGGAGAAGACGGGCTTCACCGCGCACTTCGCGCGCCGCAACGGCACCGAGGTCGTCTATCTGGAGACGCGCGAATCGCAGCGGTCCACGCACCTCGTCTCCCGCGTCGGGCGCACGCTGCCCACGCACGCGACGGCACTGGGCAAGGCGCTGCTGGCCGAGCTGACGCACGACGAGATCGAGAAGCTGATGCCGGCGTCGCTGACCGCGCTGACCCCGAACACGATCACCACGCTCGACGCCCTGCACGCCGAGTGCGCCGCGACCCGCGAGCGCGGGTACGCCGCCGAGATCGAGGAAGGCACGCTGGGCGTCCGGTGCGTCGCCGCGGTGATCCCCTACCGGATCCCGGGCACCGACGCGATCAGCTGCTCGATGCCGATCTCCCAGGTGACCGACGCCGACGCCCAGCGCGTCGGCGAGCTGCTCGCCGAAGTCACCGCCGAGCTCGGGCAGCAGCTGCGCCGGGCCGGAATTCGCTGA
- a CDS encoding 5-dehydro-4-deoxyglucarate dehydratase, producing MVQNEIELDGLLAFPLTPFTEDLEVNLDALAENVESHIAAGAGALFVACGTGEFSSLSPAEHASVLTRSREVAAGRVPVWVGAGGGAASARAGVAAAQAGGADGVLLLPPYLVSGPQAGLVDFVRYAVGDSSVPVIVYHRGTGVFGAPAAASLLDIPSIVGLKDGYGDVEVMTRIVTTIRSLDTERARNFLFFNGLPTAEVSAKAYASIGVARYSSAVHCFAPEIAHRFHRALGEGDTRVMDALLTGFYLPLVALRDETPGFAVSLVKAAARLRGDKVGPVRPPLVEPTPEQIHRLEKVVEDGFVTLKALG from the coding sequence ATGGTACAGAACGAGATCGAGCTGGACGGCCTGCTGGCGTTCCCCCTCACCCCGTTCACCGAGGACCTCGAGGTCAACCTCGACGCGCTCGCGGAGAACGTGGAGAGCCACATCGCGGCGGGTGCCGGTGCGCTGTTCGTGGCGTGTGGCACCGGCGAGTTCAGCTCGCTCTCGCCCGCCGAGCACGCCTCGGTGCTCACCCGGTCCCGGGAGGTGGCCGCCGGCCGCGTCCCGGTCTGGGTGGGTGCCGGCGGCGGCGCGGCGTCGGCGCGGGCCGGCGTCGCGGCGGCCCAGGCCGGGGGCGCGGACGGCGTCCTGCTGCTGCCGCCGTACCTCGTTTCCGGGCCGCAGGCGGGGCTGGTCGACTTCGTTCGCTACGCCGTCGGCGACTCGTCGGTGCCGGTGATCGTCTACCACCGCGGCACCGGCGTGTTCGGTGCGCCGGCCGCGGCTTCGCTGCTCGACATTCCCTCGATCGTGGGCCTCAAGGACGGCTACGGCGACGTCGAGGTGATGACGCGGATCGTCACCACGATCCGGTCGCTCGACACCGAGCGGGCCCGGAACTTCCTGTTCTTCAACGGCTTGCCGACCGCGGAGGTCTCCGCCAAGGCGTACGCCTCGATCGGCGTCGCCCGGTACTCCTCGGCAGTGCACTGCTTCGCGCCCGAGATCGCGCACCGCTTCCACCGCGCGCTCGGCGAGGGCGACACCCGCGTGATGGACGCCCTGCTGACCGGCTTCTACCTGCCGCTGGTGGCGCTGCGGGACGAGACGCCCGGCTTCGCCGTGTCCCTGGTCAAGGCCGCCGCCCGGCTGCGCGGCGACAAGGTCGGCCCGGTCCGCCCGCCGCTGGTCGAGCCGACGCCCGAGCAGATCCACCGGCTCGAGAAGGTCGTGGAGGACGGCTTCGTGACGCTGAAGGCGCTGGGCTGA
- a CDS encoding glucarate dehydratase family protein, with protein sequence MKILDVVLTPVAFADPPLLNVMGVHEPFALRSVVQVKCEDGLVGLGESYGDDAFLGEVRKVLPLLRGHDVFDLPGLQRLVARALSGTVLTDAHGLIGGFSIRKTVASVYSLFEVACLDVQGQYLGRPVTDLLGGKARDAVEFSAYLFYKYGKHVDGREDSWGEITTPETLVGSAKRMIDEYGFRSIKLKGGVFEPGQEVDGIRALADAFPGHPLRIDPNGAWTPQTGIRVAAELDGVLEYLEDPTPGIEGMARVAEQASMPLATNMCVVNFGDIDPGFRARAIGVLLSDHHFWGGLRATQSLSTTCESFGVGLSMHSNSHLGISLAAMVQVAAATPHLTYACDTHWPWKVEDVIEPGVLAFRDGAVPVPTTPGLGVKLDEDALARLHENYVRCGLTKRDDVTYMRRYVEGFEPNTTRW encoded by the coding sequence ATGAAGATCCTCGATGTGGTGCTGACGCCGGTCGCGTTCGCCGACCCGCCGCTGCTCAACGTCATGGGCGTGCACGAGCCGTTCGCGCTGCGCAGCGTCGTGCAGGTGAAGTGCGAGGACGGCCTCGTCGGGCTCGGTGAGTCCTACGGCGACGACGCGTTCCTCGGCGAGGTCCGCAAGGTGCTGCCGCTGCTGCGCGGCCACGACGTGTTCGACCTGCCCGGCCTGCAGCGGCTGGTCGCCCGGGCGCTGTCGGGCACGGTGCTGACCGACGCGCACGGGCTGATCGGCGGGTTCTCCATCCGCAAGACCGTCGCGAGCGTCTACTCGCTGTTCGAGGTCGCGTGCCTGGACGTGCAGGGGCAGTACCTCGGCCGCCCGGTCACCGACCTGCTCGGCGGCAAGGCGCGCGACGCCGTCGAGTTCTCGGCGTACCTGTTCTACAAGTACGGCAAGCACGTCGACGGCCGGGAAGACTCCTGGGGCGAGATCACCACGCCGGAAACCCTGGTGGGCTCGGCGAAGCGGATGATCGACGAGTACGGCTTCCGCTCGATCAAGCTGAAGGGCGGGGTCTTCGAGCCCGGCCAGGAGGTCGACGGGATCCGCGCGCTGGCCGACGCGTTCCCCGGGCACCCGCTGCGGATCGACCCGAACGGCGCGTGGACGCCTCAGACCGGCATCCGGGTGGCGGCCGAACTGGACGGCGTCCTGGAGTACCTCGAAGACCCGACGCCGGGCATCGAGGGCATGGCCCGGGTCGCCGAACAGGCGTCGATGCCCTTGGCCACCAACATGTGCGTGGTGAACTTCGGCGACATCGACCCGGGCTTCCGGGCGCGCGCGATCGGTGTGCTGCTGTCCGATCACCACTTCTGGGGCGGCCTGCGCGCGACGCAGTCGCTCTCGACGACGTGCGAGAGCTTCGGCGTCGGCCTGTCGATGCACTCCAACAGCCACCTCGGCATCAGCCTGGCCGCGATGGTGCAGGTCGCCGCGGCGACGCCGCACCTGACCTACGCCTGCGACACGCACTGGCCGTGGAAAGTGGAGGACGTCATCGAGCCGGGCGTGCTGGCGTTCCGCGACGGCGCCGTGCCCGTGCCGACGACCCCGGGTCTCGGCGTCAAGCTGGACGAGGACGCGCTGGCGCGCCTGCACGAAAACTACGTCCGATGTGGACTGACCAAGCGGGACGACGTGACCTACATGCGCAGGTACGTCGAGGGTTTCGAGCCGAACACGACGAGGTGGTGA
- a CDS encoding aldehyde dehydrogenase (NADP(+)), whose product MSQATDAATLEKILAGAAAAARPAAAATPAERARWLVAAADALDAAADDLVPLAHAETHLPATPRLAGELKRTTFQLRLFGEVLTDGEYLGATVDHADPDWPMGPRPDIRRVKTAIGPVLVFAASNFPFAFSVAGGDTASALAAGCPVVLKAHPGHPELSALTGRIVREALIGAGAPDGIFDVVFGQDEGVTALKDPRIAAASFTGSIPGGRALFDIANARPRPIPFYGELGSVNPVVVTEAAIAARGEAVAKGYAGSFTLGAGQFCTKPGLLFLPEDHNLTETLKDALDGAAAQPMLNDRIAAGYADKLAQLREVPGVDVVSEAASDSPAFTPTLLATSGKQFLEGGDAVHEECFGPASLIVTYADQAELLRLLDVIEPGLTATIHGEESDADWLRPVLPALARIAGRLLWNDWPTGVTVSWAQQHGGPYPATTAPTTTSVGTAAIERFLRPIAWQGFPDALLPEPLQEANPWQLPRRTDGSR is encoded by the coding sequence ATGAGCCAGGCCACTGACGCCGCCACGCTCGAGAAGATCCTGGCGGGGGCCGCTGCGGCCGCCCGTCCTGCCGCCGCGGCCACCCCCGCCGAGCGCGCCCGCTGGCTCGTCGCGGCCGCCGACGCCCTCGACGCCGCCGCGGACGACCTCGTCCCGCTCGCGCACGCCGAGACGCACCTGCCGGCCACCCCGCGGCTGGCCGGTGAGCTGAAGCGCACGACGTTCCAGCTGCGCCTGTTCGGCGAGGTGCTCACCGACGGCGAGTACCTCGGCGCCACCGTCGACCACGCCGACCCGGACTGGCCGATGGGCCCGCGGCCGGACATCCGCCGCGTCAAGACCGCGATCGGGCCGGTGCTGGTGTTCGCGGCCAGCAACTTCCCGTTCGCGTTCAGCGTCGCGGGCGGCGACACCGCGTCCGCGCTCGCCGCGGGCTGCCCGGTGGTCCTCAAGGCCCACCCCGGGCACCCCGAGCTGTCCGCGCTGACCGGCCGGATCGTGCGGGAGGCCCTGATCGGCGCGGGCGCGCCCGACGGCATCTTCGACGTCGTCTTCGGGCAGGACGAAGGCGTCACCGCGTTGAAGGACCCGCGGATCGCGGCGGCGTCGTTCACCGGCTCCATCCCCGGTGGCCGGGCGCTGTTCGACATCGCGAACGCGCGGCCGCGGCCGATCCCGTTCTACGGCGAGCTCGGCAGCGTCAACCCCGTCGTCGTCACCGAGGCCGCCATCGCCGCGCGCGGGGAAGCCGTCGCGAAGGGCTACGCCGGGTCGTTCACCCTCGGTGCCGGCCAGTTCTGCACCAAGCCGGGCCTGCTGTTCCTGCCCGAGGACCACAACCTGACCGAGACGCTGAAGGACGCGCTGGACGGCGCCGCGGCCCAGCCGATGCTCAACGACCGCATCGCCGCCGGCTACGCCGACAAGCTGGCGCAGCTGCGGGAGGTGCCGGGCGTCGACGTCGTGTCGGAGGCGGCGTCCGACTCGCCGGCGTTCACGCCGACGCTGCTCGCCACCAGCGGCAAGCAGTTCCTCGAAGGCGGCGACGCGGTGCACGAAGAGTGCTTCGGGCCGGCGTCGCTGATCGTCACCTACGCCGACCAGGCGGAGCTGCTGCGCCTGCTCGACGTCATCGAACCGGGGCTCACCGCCACGATCCACGGCGAGGAGTCCGATGCGGACTGGCTCCGGCCGGTGCTGCCGGCACTGGCCCGCATCGCCGGCCGGCTGCTGTGGAACGACTGGCCCACCGGCGTCACGGTGAGCTGGGCCCAGCAGCACGGCGGCCCCTACCCGGCCACGACGGCCCCGACCACGACGTCCGTCGGCACCGCGGCGATCGAGCGGTTCCTCCGCCCGATCGCGTGGCAGGGCTTCCCGGACGCCCTGCTGCCCGAACCCCTGCAGGAGGCCAACCCCTGGCAGCTGCCCCGCCGCACCGACGGCTCCCGCTGA
- a CDS encoding polysaccharide lyase 8 family protein, which translates to MPVNRRNALRGGAMAAASTVFLTRPAFASAATPAAAAAPASSAVPAATAPIVAAYRQLQTGINRPSPERTEALANLGRVAKAYNASMSVAGGGAPLWTDLPLGPGSDYTTSMYARLRAIAVDWGTPGGALSGDPVVLDRIKAALELIYASQYNPQVGEIGNWYTYEIGVPYYVLHTLSVVADQLTADQLARYVSPIKRFVGNPNVRANNTSVVETGANRADKALISIVAGALIGDTAWIKTGIDALTDVAGGGAASVVAKLDRAAGDGFHVDGSFIQHDTIPYPGHYGIVLLTALAGAIHVTQGTEYALPQALKDKIYALVADSYAPFVYAGALMEPVRGRMLSRQGETGHDIGHQLTVATLVLARTASGKTKTDLNALAAKWIKEGTYAPFLKIPDPERFAPGPDLVATPGIEFAQDMLASGARPARVVATHRDFGQQDRMVHVTDDWSASLGVSSTRISRYESINGQNLKGYYVGDGVLYTFLPNAKGHYTDAYWPTVDPLLLPGTTENDGPVDPKFGGVPVGPNAHTGGVRWDDKHGAFAMDFKSWDGSLVAKKSWFFTPSGIVCLGAGITSGSEYAVRTTIENRNLGEGGRGALLADGRLVGTDLGKASALRRPRWVHLENVGGYVLLDDASVTALREDRTGAWRDIDTGANTKGTTTPNTRRYQKLVLEHGVKPTDAKYAYAVLPGASVLGTLGASWAWQVRANTATVQAVQVGETLLANFFAAGSVDGVSVSGPASVAIGRCGWGRQLAVSDPTQTQDSVTVTVHGKSVTVPLKGSFGATKVVPL; encoded by the coding sequence ATGCCCGTGAACCGGAGAAACGCCCTGCGCGGCGGCGCCATGGCGGCCGCTTCCACCGTGTTCCTCACCCGTCCCGCGTTCGCTTCGGCCGCCACTCCGGCGGCCGCGGCGGCGCCCGCGTCGAGCGCGGTACCCGCCGCGACCGCGCCGATCGTCGCCGCCTACCGGCAGCTGCAGACCGGCATCAACCGGCCGTCGCCGGAACGCACCGAAGCGCTCGCCAACCTCGGCCGCGTCGCCAAGGCCTACAACGCGAGCATGTCCGTCGCCGGCGGCGGCGCTCCACTGTGGACGGACCTGCCGCTCGGCCCGGGCAGCGACTACACGACGTCGATGTACGCCCGGCTGCGCGCGATCGCCGTCGACTGGGGCACGCCGGGCGGCGCGCTGTCGGGCGACCCGGTGGTGCTCGACCGGATCAAGGCGGCGCTCGAGCTGATCTACGCGAGCCAGTACAACCCGCAGGTCGGCGAGATCGGCAACTGGTACACCTACGAGATCGGCGTCCCGTACTACGTGCTGCACACGCTTTCGGTGGTCGCCGACCAGCTGACCGCCGATCAGCTGGCCCGGTACGTCAGCCCGATCAAGCGGTTCGTCGGCAACCCGAACGTCCGCGCGAACAACACATCGGTCGTCGAGACCGGCGCCAACCGGGCCGACAAGGCCCTGATCTCGATCGTCGCCGGGGCGCTGATCGGCGACACGGCGTGGATCAAGACGGGCATCGACGCGCTCACCGACGTCGCGGGCGGGGGCGCGGCGAGCGTCGTCGCCAAGCTGGACCGCGCGGCCGGCGACGGCTTCCACGTCGACGGCTCGTTCATCCAGCACGACACCATCCCGTACCCCGGCCACTACGGCATCGTCCTGCTCACCGCGCTCGCCGGCGCCATCCACGTCACGCAGGGCACCGAGTACGCCCTGCCGCAGGCATTGAAGGACAAGATCTACGCGCTGGTCGCGGACAGCTACGCGCCCTTCGTCTACGCGGGCGCGCTGATGGAGCCGGTCCGCGGCCGGATGCTCTCCCGGCAGGGCGAGACCGGGCACGACATCGGTCACCAGCTGACCGTCGCGACGCTGGTCCTGGCCCGCACGGCGTCGGGCAAGACGAAGACCGATCTGAACGCCCTCGCCGCGAAGTGGATCAAGGAAGGCACGTACGCGCCGTTCCTGAAGATCCCCGACCCCGAGCGGTTCGCGCCCGGCCCGGACCTGGTGGCGACGCCGGGCATCGAGTTCGCGCAGGACATGCTGGCCTCGGGTGCGCGCCCGGCGCGGGTCGTCGCCACGCACCGCGACTTCGGCCAGCAGGACCGGATGGTGCACGTCACCGACGACTGGTCGGCGTCGCTGGGCGTCAGCTCGACGCGGATCTCGCGCTACGAGTCCATCAACGGCCAGAACCTCAAGGGCTATTACGTCGGCGACGGCGTGCTCTACACCTTCCTGCCGAACGCCAAGGGTCACTACACCGACGCGTACTGGCCGACGGTCGACCCGCTGCTGCTGCCGGGCACGACCGAGAACGACGGCCCGGTCGACCCGAAGTTCGGCGGCGTGCCGGTCGGCCCGAACGCGCACACCGGCGGCGTCCGCTGGGACGACAAGCACGGCGCCTTCGCGATGGACTTCAAGTCCTGGGACGGGTCGCTCGTGGCGAAGAAGTCGTGGTTCTTCACGCCGTCGGGGATCGTGTGCCTCGGCGCGGGCATCACGTCCGGCTCGGAGTACGCGGTACGCACGACGATCGAGAACCGCAACCTCGGCGAAGGCGGCCGTGGCGCACTGCTCGCGGACGGCCGGCTCGTCGGAACGGACCTCGGGAAGGCTTCCGCGCTGCGGCGGCCGCGCTGGGTGCACCTGGAGAACGTCGGCGGGTACGTGCTCCTCGACGACGCGTCGGTGACGGCGCTGCGCGAGGACCGGACCGGCGCGTGGCGCGACATCGACACCGGCGCCAACACCAAGGGCACCACGACGCCGAACACGCGCCGGTACCAGAAGCTGGTGCTGGAGCACGGGGTCAAGCCGACGGACGCGAAGTACGCCTACGCGGTGCTGCCCGGGGCGTCGGTCCTCGGGACGCTCGGCGCGTCCTGGGCGTGGCAGGTGCGGGCCAACACCGCGACGGTCCAGGCGGTCCAGGTCGGCGAGACGCTGCTGGCGAACTTCTTCGCGGCCGGGTCGGTCGACGGCGTGAGCGTGTCCGGGCCCGCGTCAGTCGCGATCGGGCGGTGCGGCTGGGGCCGGCAGCTCGCCGTGTCGGATCCGACGCAGACGCAGGACAGCGTCACGGTGACCGTGCACGGCAAGTCCGTGACGGTGCCGCTCAAGGGCTCCTTCGGCGCGACGAAGGTCGTGCCTTTGTGA